AAACAGCATGCGTCGATCTACTCAGCACAAGCAACCAGGGGTTTGCGATCAGCGGTGCTTCTGCTCATCGCGCACAAACACCAACTGAGTCGCCCCATGTTTACCTTTTTTCTCTTCTAAAAAACGATAACCTTCTTCAGAAAAATCTTTCAGTAATTCAGGCTTGCTTATTTTATGTTGCACCAACCAACGCGCCATCACGCCGCGCGCACGTTTGGCAAAAAAGCTGATGATTTTATATTGACCATTTTTTTCATCTTGGAACACAGGTTGAATCACAGGGTATTGCAATGTTTTCAATGACACCGCTTTAAAATATTCATCTGATGCCAAATTAATTAAATGCTTGGATTTGTGTGTGGACAGCACCTCATTCAACTGAGCTGCCAAAGCCTCACCCCAAAAAGCATACAAATTTGCACCTTTGTCATTCGCCAAAGCCGTACCCATTTCCAAGCGATAGGCACGCATGAAATCCAAAGGACGCAGCAGGCCGTACAAGCCCGACAAAATCCGCACATGCCCTTGCGCCACATTCAACTCTTTCCCGCTCAAGGTGCTGGCGTTGAAACCATCGTACACATCACCGTTAAAGGCCAAAATCGCCTGTTTGGCAGACTCCGCATCAAATGTGGGCTGCCATTCGTTGTTACGTGCCACATTCAATGTCGCCAACTTGTCCGACAAATGCATGAGTTGTGCCAAAGCAGGCACATCATAAGCGCGTAACAATTTGATCAACTCAGTTGATTGCTCAACAAACTGTGGTTGTGTGGCGGTCTTAATGTGTGGCGGCGTGTCAAAATCTAAACTTTTGGCGGGCGATAAAACAATCAGCATGAAGCTCCTTGATGCGGCTTTGAAGCCGAGGGACAATTTCTAATATTCCAATAAACAGCCGTCATTTAACCACATTCACGCGTAAAATGCACACATGCGCTGTGCGCTGACTTTTTTACGGACGACCATGATTTCACGCTTTTACCTTCCACAGCCATGGGCTGCACTCAACACGCCATTCACATTAACCGACGACATTTTTCGTCACGCCATCACCGTGCTGCGCTTGCGTGTGGGCGACACCTTTGTTGTGTTCGATGGCGAGGGTCAAATGGCGCAAGCGCATCTGATCAATGTTGAAAAAAAATCAGCCCAAGCGCAACTCACCGACATTGAACAACACAGTGTGGAATCCAATCTACAGATCACGTTGGCACAATGCTTGTCCTCCGCCGACAAAATGGACTGGACGATCGAGAA
The window above is part of the Ephemeroptericola cinctiostellae genome. Proteins encoded here:
- the yaaA gene encoding peroxide stress protein YaaA, which gives rise to MLIVLSPAKSLDFDTPPHIKTATQPQFVEQSTELIKLLRAYDVPALAQLMHLSDKLATLNVARNNEWQPTFDAESAKQAILAFNGDVYDGFNASTLSGKELNVAQGHVRILSGLYGLLRPLDFMRAYRLEMGTALANDKGANLYAFWGEALAAQLNEVLSTHKSKHLINLASDEYFKAVSLKTLQYPVIQPVFQDEKNGQYKIISFFAKRARGVMARWLVQHKISKPELLKDFSEEGYRFLEEKKGKHGATQLVFVRDEQKHR